One part of the Rhodopirellula islandica genome encodes these proteins:
- a CDS encoding DUF971 domain-containing protein — translation MNAPKRPIQDPVAYAPTAIEREGERGIRIVWNDGESTSWTARELRDACPCATCREKRGETGGHQAVTLVDKNTEATSGKKSPLMGLPVLSAAEARPLTIASMRPVGTYAYNIGFSDGHSSGLFTFERLRRSFE, via the coding sequence ATGAATGCCCCCAAGCGTCCCATCCAAGATCCGGTTGCCTATGCCCCCACCGCCATCGAGCGGGAAGGGGAACGTGGCATCCGCATCGTCTGGAACGATGGTGAGTCGACCTCCTGGACCGCTCGCGAGTTACGCGACGCTTGCCCCTGCGCGACCTGCCGAGAAAAACGCGGTGAGACCGGAGGCCACCAAGCCGTGACGCTGGTCGACAAAAACACAGAGGCAACCAGTGGCAAGAAATCACCGCTCATGGGACTTCCTGTCCTGAGTGCGGCCGAAGCTCGCCCGCTCACGATCGCATCGATGCGGCCCGTGGGTACGTATGCTTACAACATCGGCTTCAGCGATGGGCACTCATCCGGCTTGTT